DNA sequence from the Cupriavidus oxalaticus genome:
TCATGCCGACGCCGTGCGAGTCGTGCCCGCTCAGGTTGGCGCCGACCAGGTGGTCCGCGGTCAGGCGCGCCTCGCGCGTGTCGGAGCCGGCGGCAAGCCAGAGATCGGTGACCCATTGGTGCAGGGCAGGCGTGGAAATGTAGTGTTCGCTCATGTCTGTCTCGATTTGTTCTTGGATGGCGCGCCTTCGGGGTGGCGAGGCGCGGGCCCGGCGAGCGGACATTCTGGCAGCAATCTACCTGCCGGCGGTTGCCCGGGCCTTGCATTTTCTGCATAGGCACGCCGACGGGTTTGCCGATGCCTTCGAACGCGCGCGCGCCGCCGGCACGCCGGCCGTGATCGAACTGATGACCGATCCGCGCCAGCTCACGCCGGCCATGTGGGTGCAGGAGTGAGGCGCCGAGCAAGAGCGCCGCCGTCAGCGGAAATAGTCGGTGAAGCGCCCGCGGATCTCGTCGATATTGGCCAGCGTGCCGGACAGGTGCGCACGTAGCGCGCTCTCGGCGCGCGCCGGGTCGCCGGCCGCGATCGCATCGACGATGGCGTCATGGTCGCGCAGCACCGCCGTCGCCTTGCCCGGAATCGGCAGGTGCAGGCGGCGCAGCCGGTCGAGGTGGCCGCTCTGCCGGCGCACCAGCGTCCACAGGTCGGGCACCCGGGCCGCTTCGTAGAGTTCGCGATGGAAGGCCTGGTCGTTGACGTTGAATTCATCGAAGTCCTGCAGCTCAAGCATCAGGCGCTGCCGCGCGATCGTGGCGCGCAGGCGCTCGACCAGCACGGGGTCGGCCTGCAGCGCCAGCGTGCGCACGATCTCCAGCTCGACCGAGCGGCGCAGGAAGTGCGCCTGCGTCACCAGGGCGACGTCGATCGGGCTGACCACGGTGGCGTGCTGCGGAAAGATGTCGACCAGGCCTTCTTCGCCCAGCCGGATCAGGGCGTCGCGCACCGGGGTCTGGCTGATGCCGTACTGGTCGGCCAGCTCGGGGCGCGACAGCACGGTGCCCGGCGGCAGGGCCATCGAGATGATCTGGTCGCGCATGTGCTCGAACACCTGCGGCGCCGCGTGGCGCGTGCGGTCGAACTGGAACTTGGCGGCGGTAGGAATGGTTGCGGATGGCATGGGAAGGCTTGGCGCATGCCCGGATCGCCACACCGGTGGCGCCGAGGCGTTGCTGATGCGCTGGATTCTAAGGGATTTCACCCGCCTTCTCTCGCGTTGACGTACTAATATATTAGTGCTTTAATGTTTTCAAACGAGGCCAGGCAGCGCGGTTAGCCCGGCACCAGACAACAAGGTGGAAGAGACACATGACGGCTCGCAAGAAAACGCCGGACGCGCTGCGCAGCGCGCGCTGGTTCGCACCCGATGACCTGCGTTCGTCGGGCCATCGGTCCCGGATCATGCAGATGGGCTACTCGCCGGGCGAGTGGCTGGGCAAGCCGATCATCGCCATCATCAATACGTGGTCGGACATCAATCCCTGCCACGCCCACTTCAAGCAGCGCGTCGACGACGTCAAGCGCGGCATCCTCCAGGCCGGCGGCTTCCCGATCGAACTGCCGGCGATCTCGCTGTCGGAAAGCTCGGTCAAGCCGACCACCATGCTCTATCGCAATTTCCTCGCGATGGAGGCGGAAGAGCTGATCCGCTCGCACCCGATCGACGGCGCCGTGCTGATGGGCGGCTGCGACAAGACCACGCCGGGCCTGCTGATGGGCGCCACCAGCGCCGGCGTGCCGGCCATCTTCGTTCCCGCCGGGCCGATGCTGCGCGGCAACTACAAGGGCAACGTGCTGGGCTCCGGCTCGGACGCCTGGAAATACTGGGACGAGCGCCGCGCCGGCAACATCACCGACGCGCAGTGGACCGGCATCGAGGCCGGCATCGCGCGCAGCCACGGCACCTGCATGACCATGGGCACGGCCAGCACGATGACGGCGATTGCCGAAGCCATCGGCATGACGCTGCCCGGCGCCTCGTCGATCCCGGCGGCCGACGCCAACCATATCCGCATGTGCTCCGAGGCCGGCCGCCGCATCGTCGGCATGGTGTGGGAAGACCTGACGCCGCAGCGCATCCAGACCCGCCAGGCGTATGAAAACGCGATCGCCGTGGCGATGGCGATGGGCTGCTCGACCAACGCGATCATCCACCTCATCGCCATGGCCCGGCGCGCCGGCCATGACATCGGCCTGGAAGACTTCGATGCGGCCAGCCGGCGCGTGCCGGTGATCGCCAATATCCGGCCCAGCGGCGACAAGTACCTGATGGAGGATTTCTTCTACGCGGGCGGGCTGCCTGCGCTGATGCAGCGCATCAGCGACCGCCTGCACCTGGACGCGCTCACCATCACCGGGCGTCCGCTGGGCGAAACCATCGCCGATGCCGAGGTCTACAACGACGACGTGATCCGCACGCCGGAGAACGCGCTGTACCAGGAAGGCGCGCTGGCGGTGCTGAAGGGCAACATCGCGCCGGACGGCTGCGTGATCAAGCCCAGCGCGTGCGAGAAACGGTTCTTCCGGCATACCGGCCCGGCGCTGGTGTTCGACGACTATCCGTCGATGAAGGAAGCGGTGGAGCGCGACGACCTGGATGTCACCGCCGACCACGTGCTGATCCTGCGCAACGCCGGCCCGCAGGGCGGTCCCGGCATGCCGGAGTGGGGCATGCTGCCGATCCCGAAGAAGCTGGTGAAGCAGGGCGTGCGTGACATGCTGCGCATGTCCGACGCGCGCATGAGCGGCACCAGCTACGGCGCCTGCATCCTCCATGTCTCGCCCGAATCGTATGTGGGCGGACCGTTCGCGCTGGTGCGCACCGGCGACCTGATCTCGGTCGACATCGAACGGCGCAGCATCCACCTCGAAGTCTCCGATGAAGAGCTGGCGCGCCGCCGGGCGGAGTGGGCACCCCCGCCCGCGCGTTTCGGGCGCGGCTATGGCTGGATGTTCTCCCGGCATATCCGCCAGGCCAACGAAGGCTGCGATTTCGATTTCCTGCAAACCGACTTCGGCGCGCCGACCGGCGAGCCGAGCATCTACTGACGCCACCACACCGGCAAGGATCACCATGACCCGACTCAGCCCCGCGGTACGGGACCAGCTCAAGACCGTCAGCACCGCCACGCTGTGCACCGCGCTGTTCAAGCGCGGCCTGCGCAACCAGTTCATTCAGGACGTACGCCCGCTCAACCCGGAGGGCGGCACCATGGTGGGCGAGGCCTTCACGCTGCGCTATATCCCGGCGCGCGAAGACCTCAACCCCATCACCGTGTTCCAGGATCCCGCGCATCCGCAGCGGCAGGCGATCGAGCAGTGCCCGCCCGGCGCGGTGCTGGTGATCGACAGCCGCAAGGACGCGCGCGCGGCCTCGGCCGGCTCGATCCTGGTCTCGCGGCTGATGCAGCGCGGCGGCGCCGGCATCGTCACCGACGGCGGCTTTCGGGATTCGCCCGAGATCGCCCGCCTGGCGATTCCGGCGTACCACCAACGGCCTTCGGCGCCGACCAACCTGACGCTGCACCAGGCCCTGGAATTCAACGTGCCGATCGGCTGTGGCGATGTGGCGGTCTTTCCCGGCGACGTGATGGCTGGCGATGGCGAGGGCGTGATCGTGATCCCGGCGCACCTGGCCGAAGAAATCGCCGCCGAGGCCGTGGAGATGACCGCGTTCGAGGACTTCGTCACCGAGGAAGTGAACAAGGGCCGCTCGATCATCGGGCTTTACCCGCCGACCAGCGAGCAGGCGCGCGAGGACTTCGCGGCATGGCGCAAGACCAACGGGCGCTAGCCGAAGTCGGGGGCGAAGGCGGAGCGAAAGAGCAGGAAGTCACCCCGCAAACCTCACGAGCGGTAGCAAAGCCGCAGGTTTCCGATTTACCGATTGGGTGCTCCCTCTCCCGCAAGCGGGAGACGGGAGCAACCCGGCAGTTCCACAAATAAATCCAGGCAGGAGACACCATGAACACCAAGCTCCGTTCCCCCCGAATCGCCACCGCGCTCGCCGTGGCAGCGCTCTGCATCACCTTGGCTCCGACCGCCGGCATCGAACCCGCCGGCGGCAGCTCCGCGCAGTTCTCGGGCTTTATCCAGACCGAGATGGCCAAGTGGGCCAAGGTGGCCAGGAACGCCGGCATCCAGCCGGAATGACAAGACGCACACGACGACGCTCATCCCGACAACGCCAATCGAACGAGACAGCCATGCCAGACCGCATTCCCTCCACCGGCCGGCGCCGCGCGCTGCTGGCCCTGTGCCTCTGCGCCGCACCGCTCCTTGCACCTGCCGCCCACGCGCAAGCCAATCCCAACTGGCCAGCACGGCCGGTCACGATCATCCTGCCGTTCACACCCGGCGGCGGCACCGACATTGCCACGCGCCTGGTAGCGCAGCGCCTGTCGCAGCTGTGGGGCCAGCCGGTGCTGGTGGACAACCGGCCCGGCGCGGCCGGCAACGTTGGCCTGGAGCTGGCGTCACGCGCCAGGCCGGACGGCTATACGCTGGTGGCCGGCAACGTCGGCACCCAGTCGATCAATCCCACGCTGTACACCAAGCTGTCCTACGATCCCAACCGCCTGATCCCGATCACCGAGATGGCGGAGCTGCCGTTCGTGCTGGTGGTGACGCCAAAGCTGCCCGCCAGGACCCCGCAGGAGCTGGTGACGCTGGCCAGGGCGCAGCCGGGCAAGCTGTCGTTTGCCAGTTCGGGCACGGGCGGGTCGCCGCACCTGTCGGGCGAGATCTTCAAGGCCGCGACCGGCACCGACATGCTGCACGTGCCCTACAAGGGCGGCGGCGCCGCCATGAGCGACCTGATGGCGGGCAATGTCGACATGCTGTTCGCGTCGGTGCTGGAAACCGCCGGGCACGTCAAGGCGGGCAAGCTGCGCGCGCTTGCCGTCACCGGCACGGTGCGCTCGCCGGCGCTGCCGGACGTGCCCACGCTGGCGCAGGCCGGCATCAGCGGCGCCGAGTCCGGCTCATGGGTCGGCTTGCTGGCGCCGGCCGGCACGCCCAAGGACATCGTCGACAAGATCGCCGCGGGCGTGAAGCAGGTGGTGGCGCTGCCCGAAGTGCGCCAGCAGCTGGTGGACCAGGGCGCGATTCCCGTCGGCAGCACGCCGCAGCAGTTCACCGAGCTGATTTCCACCGACCGCAAGCGCTACGCCAAGGTCATCGTCGACAACAAACTGCGCGCCGACTGACGCGCGCGTCTCTCCTCAAAGGATCCCTTGCGCATGAAACCCCGCCTGTTGCAGCACGGCCGCCTGCCCGACGCCACCGAAGCGCGCCTGGCCGAGCACTATGACGTTCATCCGTTCTGGACCGAAGCCGATCCCGCCGGCTTCCTGGCCCGCCGCGGCAGCGAGTTCGTCGCGCTGACGACGCGCGCCGCGCTCGGCGCCGATGCCGCGCTGCTGGCCGCGCTGCCGTCGCTGCGCGTGATCTCCAGCTTTGGCGTCGGCCTGGACAAGCTAGATCTCGACACCGCGCGTCGGCGCGGCATCGCCGTGGGCTATACGCCGGACGTGCTCAACGACTGCGTGGCCGATACCGCGTTCGCGCTGCTGCTGGATGTCTCGCGCAAGGTCAGCGCCGCGGACCGCTTCGTGCGCCGCGGCGAATGGCCCAAGGGGCAGCCGTTCCCGCTGGCGACGCGCGTCAGCGGCAAGCGGCTCGGCATGATCGGCATGGGCCGCATCGGCCGCGTCATCGCGCACCGCTCGGTGGGGTTCGACATGGAAGTGCGTTATCACAGCCGCAACCCGGCCGAGGACGCGCCTTATCCCTATGAACCGTCGCTGGAAGCGCTGGCGCGATGGGCTGACTACCTTGTTGTCGCCACCGCCGGCGGTCCTGCCACGCGTCACCTGGTGTCCGCCGCTGTCCTCGATGCACTGGGCCCGCGCGGCTTCCTGATCAATATCGCCCGCGGCACGGTGGTAGACGAGGCGGCGCTCATCGATGCGCTGTCACAGCAGCGCATCGCCGGAGCGGGCCTTGACGTGTTCGAGGACGAACCGAACGTGCCCGAGGCGCTGTTCGGACTGGACAACGTCGTCTTGCTTCCGCATATCGCCAGCGCCACGCATGAAACACGGCAAGCGATGGCGGAGCTGGTATTCGAGAACCTGCAGCAGTTCTTTGCAACCGGCGCGGTGAAAAAGTCGGCAATCTGATGCAAGACTGCCGACTTGAAGTAGAAGCGTAAAAGGTTTGCCACCGCTGCTGCCTTTGGTCCGGGCCCGAGGCATGGCCTGGCGCACCTCGTTGCAAGCCTTGCGCCGGCAAGGCTGAAATCCTTACCTGAGAGCACATCGGAGGGCGGTGCTAAGGAAAGATGTTCTCCTTGGCTCAGAGCCGGGATGATGGCAAAGCGTCCGGCACACCGCTTGCTTGAGACAGTCTGGGCGGAGCAAGGTCCGCAGTCATCTTTCGGGGGCATGGGATGGACGCGCCGGCAAGCGACTTCAGGAAATACAAGGGGCTCAAGGGACGCATGCTCATCGTCGGCTTCGGCAGCATCGCACGATCCGCGGTGCCGCTGCTGCTGCGCCATTTCGACATCACGCCTGACCGGATCACTGTCGTCTGTCCGGCCGGCAACGATACCTCGGTCGCGGCCTCGTTCGGCATCCCGGTGCTGGAAAAAACGCTGACCGAGGCCAACTACAAGGACGTCCTGCAACCGCTGCTGGGCGAGGGCGACTTCCTGCTGAACCTGTCGGTCAACGTTTCCAGCGAGGCATTGGTGCGGTATTGCTGGGAGCACGGCGTGCGCTACCTGGATACGTCGATCGAGCCCTGGGCGGGCGCTTGCGCCGATCCCGATGCCTCGCTATCGCGGCGCAGCAACTATGCATTGCGGGAAGGCGTGCTTGCCTTCCGCCTGGACAAGCGCGACGGTCCTACCGCGGTCCTGACGCAGGGCGCGAACCCGGGGCTGGTGTCAGCCTTCGTCAAGCAGGCGCTGGTCAACATGGCCGCGGACAACGACCTCGAATACGATCCGCCGGCGTGCTTCGAAGACTGGGCGGCACTGGCACGGCAACTGGATATCCGCGCGATCCACGTGTCCGAACAGGACACGCAGGTCGGCGAGCAGCGCAAGGCTCCGGACGAGTTCGTCAATACCTGGTCGGTCGACGGCTTTATCGAGGAAGGCATGCAGCCCGCGGAACTCGGCTGGGGCACGCATGAGCGGCACTGGCCCGATGAAGCGAGGCGCCATGGCTTCGGCTCGGATGCGGCGGTCTACCTGACGCGCCCCGGTTTCGCGACGCGCGTGCGCAGCTGGACACCGCTGGGCGGGCCTTACCAGGGTTTCCTGATCACGCACGGCGAATCGATCTCCATTGCCGACCACCTGACGCTGCGCGAGAACGGCGAAGTCGCCTACCGGCCGACCGTCCACTACGTCTACCGTCCCTGCGACGACGCGCTGCTGTCGATCGACGAACTGGCCGGCAACGGATGGCGCAGGCAGGCGCACCAGCGCATCCTGCGCGACGATATCGTTGGCGGGATGGATGAACTCGGCGTGCTGCTGATGGGCAATGCGCGCGGCGTGTACTGGTATGGCTCGCGGCTTGCCAGCGAAGACGCGCGGCGGCTGGCGGAACACAATACCGCGACCAGCCTGCAGGTCGTGGCGGGAATCCTGGGGGGCATCGTCTGGGCGCTGGAGCATCCGCGCGCGGGCGTGGTCGAGCCCGAGGACCTGGATTTCGAGATGGTGCTGCGGGTGGCCCGGCCTTACCTGGGCGAAGTGGTTGGCGTCTATGGCGAATGGACGCCGCTGGCGCAGCAGTCCGGCCTCTACCCCGAACCGAGCGATGAAGACCCCTGGCAGTTCATAAACGTGCGCGTACCTTAGGGGTCCCGCTCAACCGAGCCTGGCGGGCCGAACGGAGCCGAGACGATGGCGGGGCTGCTGCAGAAAGAACTGGGTGTCATCGAGAACTCGTACTATGAGGCGAGCGTGGTCCGCCCTCCGCCCAGCCCGCCGCTGCAGGGGCGCCTGCGTACGCAGGTGTGCGTAGTGGGCGGCGGCTATGCCGGCTTGTCCTGTGCGCTGGAACTGGCGGCGCTGGGCTTCGATGTCGCGCTGCTGGAAGCGCACCGGATCGGATGGGGGGCCTCGGGGCGCAATGGCGGACAGGCGATCGTCGGGTTCGGATCGGAAGGCGAGGGCGCCATCGAACGCCAATGCCCGGAAGAGCTGGCACGCGCGGCCTGGAATGCCTCGGTCGAAGGCATGCGCCTGCTGGAGCGGCGCATCGACACTTTCGCCATTGCCTGCGACCATGTGCGCGGCTACATGACGCTGGCGCCGCGGCAGCGCAAGGTCGACGGCCTGCGCCGATGGGTGCGCCACATGCGCGAACACTATGGCTATCCGCTTGAATGGGTCGAGCGCGCGCAGCTTTCGCGCTATGTCTGCAGCGACCGCTTTGTCGCAGGCGCCTTCGATCCGCACTCGGGCCACCTGCATCCGCTCAAGTATTGCCTCGGCCTCGGCGATGCGGCGCGCCGGCAGGGCGTCAAGGTCTTCGAGAATTCGCCGGCCTATCGCGTGGAGCGCGACATGGCGCCCGTGGTGAAAACGGCGGAAGGCGAGATCCACTGCGAGCAGGTCGTGCTGGCGGGCAATGTCTACCTTGGCGAATTCGGCGACCACCTGGCGCCGGAAATCGCCGCGCGCATCATGCCGGTGGGGACCTACATGATTGCCACGGAGCCCATGGAGGCCGGCCGTGCCAACGCGCTGATACCGGGCAGGGTGGCGGCCTCGGACAACAACCTGATCGTGGATTATTTCCGCCTGAGCGCGGACAACCGCTTGCTGTTCGGCGCTGGCGAGACCTTCAATGCGCGCCCGCCGCAGAACCTGGTGCAGCGCATCCGCGCGCGCATGGTGCAAACGTTCCCGCAGACCGCGGACCTCAATATCGACTATGCCTGGGGCGGTTTTGTCGATGTCACGATGAACCGCGCCCCAGACCTCGGGCGCATTGGTTCATGCCTTTACTACGCGCAGGGATTTTCGGGCCATGGGCTGCTGTTCGCCGGCATGGCAGGCAAGCTGATCGCGGAAGCGATGAGCGGCGATGCGTCGCGATTCGACGTCTTCACGCGCATCCGGCATCACCAGTTCCCGGGCGGTGCGTGGTTCCGCACGCCGGCGCTGGTATTGGGGATGTGGTACTACAGGCTGCGCGACCTGCTCTGAGGGCGGCAGCGGAGCAGGTCAGACCGGGGTGTTCCTGGCTTTTTCCGCCGTCGCCGGCTGTTCCGCCGGCACCGGCGGCAGGGTGATGCATTCCGGCTGCGTCATGGAGTCCGCCGGCGGCATGGCGTGGGAGCAATCAATACGCTGGGTGATATCGCCGTTCTTGTCATGCACATAGAGCATCGCTTGCCGCTCCACCGCGAGCGACGTGGCAAGGGCAATGGCGCTGGTCAGATCGAGGCCGACCTGAATGCGCCCTTCACCCTCTGCTGCGATTGCCCAGTGTCCATCGAAAACAACATGCACATTGCAGTTCTGAACAGGCATCGGCTGCTTCCTCAATGGATGGCCCAACGGGCCCTTCAAATATTGTAGACACAAGCTGGCATGAGACCGCCCCGAACGGGGGCGCCCGGAAGTCGCGCAATCCGTACAGCATGGCAGGGCTGTCTTTCCTCGCAAGAAATGATCCTGCAAGGGCCATACCCGCGCGCACAGCGGTTGCCCGTCACGCGCCCAGACCCCGGAACTCCGGGAATAAGGCCAGGAACTCCGTATCCGCTGGCGCGGGCGCGCTTTGCAGAATTTGCATTTGTCGCCCTGGCGCGGGTAGTAATTTTACATGGGCTGAGGGGCCCTGTTCACGTCCGATGGCAGCTGTGCCGCAAGCGGCATTTGCCAGTGGCGACCGGTCCGGCCCCAGCGCTGCGCGCAGGCGGCACTTTGCCGTTCCGCCGTTGCCGTCCTACAACTGGAGAGTGGGCCGGAAAGGCACCGGGCCGCACTTGTGAGGAGACCCATCATGTGCCGCTGGCTGGCGTACTCGGGCAGGTCCGTTCCTCTGGAAGCGGTGCTGTTCCAGCCGGAACATTCATTGATCGACCAGAGCCTGAATTCCAGGCTCGGCCATACCACCACCAATGGCGATGGCTTCGGCGTCGGCTGGTACGGCAGGCATTCCGAGGTGCCATTCCGCTACCGCTGCCTGCATCCGGCATGGAGCGACACCAACCTGCGCGAGACCGCGCGCGCGGTGCGGGCGCCGCTGTTTCTGGCCCATGTGCGCGCGGCCACCGGCACGCCCACGCAGGAGACCAACTGCCATCCGTTCCGCTTCGGCCGCTGGCTGTTCGTGCATAACGGGCTGATCCGCGAATATCCGCAGCTGCGGCGCGACCTGATGATGGCCGTGGCGCCGCACCTGTTCCGCTGGATCGAGGGATCGACCGACTCGGAGGTCATGTTCTTCCTGGCGCTGACCTTCGGCCTGGAGCGCGACCCGAGTGGCGCACTGGAGCAGATGGCGGGGCTGATCGAGGACGTCGGCCATCGCTATGACGTGCAGTTCCCGCTCAACATGACGGTGTGCGTCACGGATGGCCAGCAGGTCGTGGCGGTGCGCTATTCGAGCGAGACGGCGTCGCGCTCGCTGTTCCACAGCACCTCGTTCCGGCAGCTGCGCGAGCTGTATCCCCAGGATCCGCGCATCATCGCCGCCGGCGACGATGCGTTCCTGGTGTTGTCGGAGCCGCTGATCGATGTGCAGGGGGTTTGGGAGGAGATCCCGGAAGCGACTATCCTGGTGGCCCGGAATGGCCAGATCGAGCACAAGCGCTTTGTGCCGAGAATGCCTGAGCCGTCCGCGTAGCCACCGGGGAAGGGTGCCTTGCCAGAAGGCGCCGGGATAGTCAGGCGGGCTTGTCGGCCTGTGACGGTTCGGTCGCCTGTGCTGGCTGTTCCGGCTGCGTTTGCTGGGCCTGCTGGGCCTGCCGGGCTTGCTCGGCTTGCTGCGCTGGTTGCTTCGGTAGCGGCCGGGCAGTGCGGCTGCGCTGCAATTGCCGCGCGCGCCGGGCATCGGCCTCGGTGACCTGTCCGGCGGGCTCGCCGGCAAGGTCCACGCGCGCCGCGCCTTCCACCATGCCGTTCCAGTAGCGTGCGCCGCGGCACCAGGTCCGGATCGCGTCGCGCAGCTCGGCCTCGGTCAGCTTCAGTTCCTGTGCGTGCTGCACCAGGTCCTGGAAGATGCCGACCTTGAGCGGCACTTTCGGCGCCGGGTTCTTCGGGAAGACGGCAGGGAAACGCTTTTGCAGCCTGGAGATGGCGAGGACCACCGGATCGACCGGCTTTTCCGGCACAGCCGGGGCGGCATCGCGTGCGCGCGCGGGCTTGTTGCCCTTGGGACCCTTGGCGCCCTTGCCGCCGTTAGTTCCCTTGCCGTCGGTTGTTCCCTTGTTGCCGTTGGTGCCCTTGGTTCGCTTTGCAGACTCGGCCGCCTTTTCGGCCTTTGCCTGTTCCACGAGTTTTGCCTTCAGCGCCGCCAGTTGTTCGAAGCCCATTGTGTCAAGACATGTAAACGTGGCGGCATTGTATCAGGGTGCCGTCTGACTCACCGATCAGCGCTCGCGCGACAGGTTTTCAAGCCACAGGCTCATCAACCCGGCACGGCCCCTGACGCCGAATTTGCGGAAGATCGTGGTGACGTAGGAATGGGTGGTGGAGACGGCGAGGCCGAGGCGCTGGGCGATCTGCTTCTCCGAAGCGTCGGTCAGCAGCAGCTGCAGGACCTTCTGCTCATGGGGCGCGAGCGGCACCGGGGAAAACGCCAGGCCCAGTTCGACCACGCTTTTCTTCCTCAATGCCGTGACATCGCGCGCGACCCCGACGCGCATCCGTTCCGATTGCAGCCATCCGGCCGACCACATGATATGGACCGCGTTGCCGTCCTTGTGCCGGTAGCGGTTCTCGAAGC
Encoded proteins:
- a CDS encoding helix-turn-helix transcriptional regulator encodes the protein MGNEIGKDRAEFADHMLDAMFLVDTSGRIQYVSAACEGILGYTPKEITGQSIIDLVVQDDRDRTLVEAREVMAGKKRIGFENRYRHKDGNAVHIMWSAGWLQSERMRVGVARDVTALRKKSVVELGLAFSPVPLAPHEQKVLQLLLTDASEKQIAQRLGLAVSTTHSYVTTIFRKFGVRGRAGLMSLWLENLSRER